A single Nocardioides bizhenqiangii DNA region contains:
- a CDS encoding polyprenyl synthetase family protein, producing the protein MNPADLALPITDDALAARLRERMTAVEAALFEHASSRAPYVTEAARHLLAAGGKRFRPLLVLLAAEAGDRPDSDEVLTAACVVEITHVGSLYHDDVMDEAALRRGADSANSRYDNLVAILTGDWLFAKSSELTSRLGPEAVRIQAETFTRLVEGQILETVEPGPDDDPLQHYLEVVAGKTGSLIATSARYGAMFGGAPPEVVAALTEYGELVGTAFQLSDDILDIASESAESGKTPGTDLREGVPTLPVLMAQASKDPADARLHEILAADLADDDLHAEALDLLRKHPAMDEARAYVLARAGEAKQRLAALPEGSVRSALEAFADAVAVRTA; encoded by the coding sequence GTGAATCCCGCCGACCTGGCCCTGCCGATCACGGACGACGCCCTCGCCGCCCGCCTGCGCGAACGGATGACGGCGGTCGAGGCGGCACTCTTCGAGCACGCGAGCAGTCGGGCGCCGTACGTCACCGAGGCGGCGCGCCACCTGCTCGCCGCCGGCGGCAAGCGGTTCCGGCCGCTGCTGGTGCTGCTCGCCGCCGAGGCCGGCGACCGGCCGGACTCCGACGAGGTGCTCACGGCCGCCTGCGTCGTCGAGATCACCCACGTCGGCTCGCTCTACCACGACGACGTGATGGACGAGGCCGCGCTCAGGCGGGGAGCCGACTCGGCCAACTCCCGCTACGACAACCTGGTCGCCATCCTCACCGGCGACTGGCTGTTCGCGAAGTCCTCCGAGCTGACCTCCCGGCTCGGGCCCGAGGCGGTGCGCATCCAGGCCGAGACGTTCACCCGGCTGGTCGAGGGCCAGATCCTCGAGACCGTCGAGCCGGGGCCCGACGACGACCCGCTGCAGCACTACCTGGAGGTGGTCGCCGGCAAGACCGGCTCCCTGATCGCGACGTCCGCCCGCTACGGCGCGATGTTCGGCGGCGCGCCGCCGGAGGTGGTCGCCGCGCTGACGGAGTACGGCGAGCTCGTCGGGACCGCGTTCCAGCTCTCCGACGACATCCTCGACATCGCGTCGGAGTCCGCCGAGTCCGGCAAGACGCCGGGCACCGACCTGCGCGAGGGCGTGCCGACCCTGCCGGTGCTGATGGCCCAGGCGTCGAAGGACCCAGCGGACGCCCGCCTGCACGAGATCCTCGCCGCCGACCTCGCCGACGACGACCTCCACGCCGAGGCCCTCGACCTGCTGCGCAAGCACCCCGCGATGGACGAGGCCCGCGCCTACGTCCTCGCCCGCGCCGGCGAGGCCAAGCAGCGCCTCGCCGCCCTCCCCGAGGGATCGGTCCGCTCCGCCCTCGAGGCCTTCGCCGACGCCGTCGCTGTCCGCACCGCCTGA